A region from the Silene latifolia isolate original U9 population chromosome 7, ASM4854445v1, whole genome shotgun sequence genome encodes:
- the LOC141591934 gene encoding heat shock factor-binding protein-like, translated as MDGHDSDGKQNSADMTTFVQNLLAQMQTRFQAMSDTIVTKIDEMGNRINELEQSINELKAEMGAEGSPSPMTPSKSKPAESKSHEASEEI; from the exons ATG GATGGACATGATTCAGATGGTAAGCAAAATTCTGCAGACATGACAACTTTT GTGCAAAACCTTCTTGCACAGATG CAAACCAGATTTCAAGCTATGTCTGACACTATTGTTACTAAGA TTGATGAGATGGGTAATCGTATCAATGAGCTTGAGCAGAGCATTAATGAACTGAAGGCTGAGATGGGAGCTGAAGGATCTCCATCACCAATGACACCATCAAAATCTAAACCAGCCGAAAGCAAATCACATGAAGCTTCTGAAGAAATCTAA
- the LOC141591933 gene encoding protein LOW PSII ACCUMULATION 1, chloroplastic-like, which produces MALTSFAYPHQIVISLSKLPQDSTFTPATKSWIQLSSAAQKRLQLSYITCSFSSPSSSQETTSETAESCVNLGLSLFSKGRVREALEQFDVALTLNPNVMESQAALYNKACCHAYRGEGKQAAECLRTALKEYDLKFGTILNDPDLASFRATPEFKELQEEARLGGEDIGYSFRRDLKLISEVQAPFRGVRRFFYVAFAAAAGISTFFTIPRLILAIQGGDNAPDLVNTATNAGINIGGFVVLVALFLWENKKEEEQLAQISRNETLSRLPLRLSTNRVVELVQLRDTARPVILAGRKESVSLAMRKAEKFRTELLRRGVLLVPVIWGEGKAAPVVKKGFGSSEKTATALPSIGDEFEKRAQSVTAKSKLQAEVRFKAEAVSPGEWERWIKDQQKSEGVTPGEDVYILLRLDGRIRRSGRGMPDWQQILSELPAMEDLLSQLEK; this is translated from the exons ATGGCACTCACTTCATTTGCATATCCACACCAAATTGTCATCTCCTTATCAAAATTACCCCAAGATTCAACCTTTACACCTGCAACAAAATCATGGATTCAACTTTCTTCAGCTGCACAAAAAAGGCTTCAACTTTCTTACATTACTTGTTCTTTTTCTTCACCATCATCATCACAGGAGACTACCTCTGAAACTGCTGAATCATGTGTTAATTTGGGTCTTTCTCTGTTTTCCAAAGGAAGG GTTAGAGAAGCTCTAGAACAGTTCGATGTGGCCCTTACCTTGAATCCTAATGTTATGGAATCTCAAGCAGCACTTTACAATAAAGCATGTTGTCATGCTTACAG GGGTGAAGGAAAGCAAGCTGCTGAGTGTTTGCGCACAGCTCTTAAAGAATATGATCTCAAATTTGGTACCATCCTCAATGATCCAGACTTGGCTTCATTCAGAGCAACACCAGAATTCAAGGAGTTGCAAGAAGAG GCAAGACTTGGTGGTGAGGATATAGGCTATAGTTTCAGGAGAGACCTCAAGCTCATTAGTGAAGTCCAAGCTCCATTCCGTGGAGTTAGAAGATTCTTTTATGTGGCTTTTGCCGCAGCTGCAGGAATTTCAACTTTTTTCACAATACCGCGGTTAATCCTTGCGATTCAAGGAGGAGATAATGCTCCTGATCTTGTAAACACAGCTACAAATGCAGGCATTAATATTGGAG GTTTTGTAGTTCTGGTGGCACTATTTTTGTGGGAGAATAAGAAAGAGGAGGAGCAGCTAGCGCAAATTTCTCGAAATGAAACTCTGTCAAGGTTACCATTACGGCTTTCTACAAACCGCGTGGTGGAACTTGTGCAGCTGCGAGATACTGCAAGGCCG GTAATTCTGGCTGGGAGAAAGGAGAGTGTTTCATTGGCAATGCGAAAAGCCGAAAAGTTTAGGACTGAGCTCCTAAGAAGAGGTGTTCTTTTAGTTCCTGTCATTTGGGGTGAAGGCAAGGCAGCTCCAGTAGTGAAGAAAGGCTTTGGGAGTTCTGAGAAGACTGCTACTGCTCTTCCTTCTATAGGG GATGAATTTGAGAAACGAGCTCAGTCTGTAACTGCAAAATCAAAGCTGCAAGCTGAGGTTCGGTTCAAGGCCGAGGCGGTGTCTCCAGGAGAATGGGAAAG GTGGATAAAGGACCAACAAAAATCTGAAGGAGTTACACCTGGTGAGGACGTGTACATATTACTGCGCCTAGATGGTCGTATCCGCAGATCTGGCAGG GGAATGCCCGACTGGCAACAAATTTTATCAGAGCTTCCTGCGATGGAGGACTTGCTGAGCCAACTTGAAAAATGA